The Christiangramia flava JLT2011 genome has a segment encoding these proteins:
- a CDS encoding ParA family protein, producing the protein MGKIIAIANQKGGVGKTTTSVNLAASLGVLEKKILLIDADPQANATSGLGIDVEEVENGTYQLLEHSIKAEEAIQQTSSPNLDIIPAHIDLVAIEIELVDQENRESMLRKVIEPLKDQYDFILIDCAPSLGLLTLNALTAADSVIIPIQCEYFALEGLGKLLNTIKSVQKIHNNKLDIEGLLLTMYDSRLRLSNQVVEEVKKHFDEMVFETIIQRNVRLSEAPSYGESIINYDAASKGASNYLSLAHEIIKKNS; encoded by the coding sequence ATGGGTAAAATCATTGCTATTGCTAACCAAAAGGGCGGTGTGGGAAAGACCACGACTTCGGTCAACCTGGCTGCTTCCCTTGGTGTCCTGGAAAAGAAAATTCTGTTAATAGATGCCGATCCGCAGGCTAATGCTACTTCGGGACTGGGAATTGACGTGGAAGAGGTTGAAAATGGAACCTACCAGCTGCTGGAACATTCCATCAAGGCTGAAGAAGCCATTCAGCAAACCAGTTCGCCTAATCTCGACATCATTCCGGCTCATATTGATCTTGTGGCGATCGAAATTGAACTCGTGGACCAGGAAAACCGGGAATCAATGCTTCGTAAGGTTATTGAGCCCCTGAAAGATCAATATGATTTTATCCTGATCGATTGTGCCCCCTCGCTGGGACTTTTAACCCTGAACGCCCTTACTGCGGCAGATTCTGTGATTATTCCTATCCAGTGTGAATATTTTGCTTTAGAAGGTCTTGGCAAATTGCTGAATACCATTAAAAGCGTTCAAAAAATTCACAATAACAAGCTGGATATCGAGGGGCTGCTGCTCACGATGTATGATTCCAGGCTACGACTCTCCAACCAGGTTGTGGAAGAAGTTAAAAAGCACTTTGATGAAATGGTTTTTGAAACAATCATTCAGCGAAATGTGCGTTTAAGTGAAGCCCCCAGTTACGGGGAAAGCATCATTAATTACGATGCGGCGAGCAAAGGAGCCAGCAATTACCTGAGTCTGGCACATGAAATTATTAAGAAAAATTCTTAG
- a CDS encoding DUF5683 domain-containing protein: MKNSLFLLLFLVLLCGQTGFAQQDSVAVVQNEDLKKATKKAEEKEKDYEPYNALAPSKAAFYSAILPGLGQAYNGSYWKIPIAYAGIGTGVYFYLQNDKEYDKYRNAYKARLAGKDDEYKDRISTAGLRRAQELYQKNKEISILVTLGVYVLNIIDANVEAHLRQFNVDENLSFRPKLDYDQLSGKTNYGLTLNLNF; the protein is encoded by the coding sequence GTGAAGAATAGTCTTTTTTTGCTGCTGTTCCTGGTGCTGCTGTGCGGCCAAACCGGCTTTGCCCAGCAGGACTCTGTTGCCGTTGTGCAAAATGAAGACCTGAAAAAGGCAACGAAAAAAGCAGAAGAAAAAGAAAAAGATTACGAGCCCTATAACGCGTTGGCACCTTCAAAAGCAGCCTTTTATAGTGCTATTTTGCCAGGACTTGGGCAGGCGTACAACGGCAGTTACTGGAAAATCCCCATCGCTTACGCAGGAATTGGCACCGGTGTATATTTTTACCTGCAAAACGACAAAGAATACGACAAATACCGGAATGCCTACAAGGCAAGACTGGCTGGGAAAGATGATGAATACAAAGATCGGATCAGTACAGCAGGACTTCGCCGCGCGCAGGAACTGTACCAGAAGAACAAGGAAATTTCTATTCTGGTCACTCTTGGGGTGTACGTACTGAATATTATCGATGCAAACGTGGAAGCTCATTTACGACAGTTCAACGTGGATGAAAACCTCTCTTTTCGACCAAAACTGGATTACGATCAACTCTCCGGAAAAACGAATTACGGACTCACTTTAAACCTCAATTTTTAA
- a CDS encoding ParB/RepB/Spo0J family partition protein: protein MAKATKKQALGRGLSALLKDPDNDIKSAEDKNADKLVGHIVELDLSSIEVNPFQPRTSFNEDSLKELASSIKELGVIQPITVRKLDFGKYQLVSGERRFRASKLVGLETIPAYIRIANDQESLEMALVENIQRQDLDPIEIALSYQRLIDEIQLTQEQLSERIGKNRSTIANYLRLLKLDPIIQTGMRDGFLSMGHGRTLINIDDPQKQLEIYEKILQKSLSVRETEKLVRELNNPGQASKSEAKTSVSQTYKKGIKEFSQYLGTKVDVKVTKKGSGKLTIPFSSEEDFIRLQKLIKGEE, encoded by the coding sequence ATGGCGAAAGCGACGAAAAAGCAGGCTTTAGGAAGAGGTCTTTCGGCCCTTCTGAAAGATCCTGATAATGATATAAAATCTGCTGAAGATAAGAACGCCGATAAGTTGGTGGGCCATATCGTAGAGCTCGACTTGAGTTCTATTGAAGTGAACCCGTTCCAGCCAAGGACCAGCTTTAACGAAGATTCCCTGAAAGAACTGGCATCTTCCATAAAAGAACTGGGAGTGATCCAGCCAATCACCGTTCGGAAACTGGATTTCGGAAAATACCAGCTGGTTTCAGGAGAACGCCGTTTTCGTGCTTCCAAACTGGTTGGACTGGAAACCATTCCGGCCTATATCCGCATAGCCAATGACCAGGAATCTCTGGAAATGGCTCTGGTTGAAAATATTCAGCGACAGGATCTTGACCCAATTGAAATTGCCCTTTCTTATCAAAGGCTTATTGATGAAATTCAGTTAACCCAGGAGCAACTGAGTGAGCGAATTGGAAAAAATCGGTCTACAATTGCCAATTATCTTCGGCTGTTAAAACTGGACCCGATCATCCAGACTGGAATGCGAGATGGCTTTTTGAGCATGGGCCATGGTAGGACCCTGATCAATATTGACGATCCACAAAAACAACTGGAGATCTATGAAAAGATCCTTCAGAAATCTCTTTCTGTAAGAGAAACCGAAAAACTAGTAAGAGAACTCAATAATCCCGGTCAGGCTTCAAAATCTGAAGCAAAAACGAGCGTTTCCCAGACCTATAAAAAAGGGATCAAGGAATTTTCGCAATACCTTGGAACCAAGGTCGATGTAAAAGTGACCAAAAAAGGCAGCGGAAAATTAACCATTCCATTTTCTTCAGAAGAAGATTTCATCAGGTTACAAAAACTCATTAAGGGTGAAGAATAG
- a CDS encoding OmpW family outer membrane protein encodes MKKFIFFAAVVFSFTLHAQSNAIIYQKNGKNIPASVKFEQISNYQNLKYADENGNTQSIVASQLDSVVSNSRKFILKSKSFEDQIYLMKLLVGGYSNLYFFKDKYRKPHYIAEHPSYGMQELVQTSTKANSSGKTYNNQTKKYLGTLSILFGDCKPEKLGHTSLSNRSLSAVFISYNECKKQQGYVADEISENSKLRFALLGGVNFTTIHSAFESIDTFDSQTGPEAGIEIAYVPTALKSKINVLLGINYSKKGGETVYPYQNYDKVVIEYPMIGLDFAVRYHFLPATSKINPFLGMYVNKSFILNSRDERMKKVAENGNSAPYVDLDLQFNSSMNLAFGPQLGIDYLISKNSGLILLAKTYNLDDGHNYFQAKGAAVQIGYFYQL; translated from the coding sequence ATGAAAAAATTTATCTTTTTTGCAGCTGTAGTTTTCAGCTTTACTCTACATGCTCAATCTAATGCCATTATTTATCAGAAAAATGGAAAAAACATTCCGGCTTCCGTGAAGTTTGAACAAATTTCAAATTATCAAAATTTAAAATATGCAGATGAAAATGGAAACACCCAATCAATAGTTGCGTCTCAATTAGATAGTGTAGTATCTAATTCCAGAAAGTTCATTTTAAAATCAAAATCCTTTGAAGATCAAATTTACTTAATGAAATTATTGGTTGGAGGTTATTCCAACTTATATTTTTTCAAAGACAAATATCGAAAGCCTCATTATATCGCGGAACATCCTTCATATGGAATGCAGGAGCTTGTACAAACCAGTACAAAAGCAAATTCTTCCGGAAAAACCTATAATAATCAGACAAAAAAATATTTAGGAACACTTTCCATATTATTTGGAGATTGTAAACCTGAAAAACTAGGTCATACCAGTTTGTCCAATAGAAGTCTTTCCGCTGTCTTTATTTCTTATAATGAATGTAAAAAGCAACAAGGTTATGTTGCTGACGAAATTTCAGAAAATTCAAAATTACGCTTTGCGCTTCTAGGGGGTGTCAATTTCACCACGATTCACTCAGCATTTGAATCGATAGATACTTTTGATTCCCAAACAGGACCGGAAGCGGGAATTGAAATCGCCTATGTGCCAACTGCTTTAAAATCAAAAATAAACGTATTACTGGGTATAAATTACTCGAAAAAGGGAGGAGAAACCGTTTATCCTTATCAGAATTATGATAAGGTAGTCATAGAATACCCGATGATTGGCTTAGACTTTGCCGTTCGATATCATTTTCTTCCTGCCACATCTAAAATAAATCCGTTTTTGGGAATGTATGTAAATAAGTCATTTATTTTAAACTCAAGGGATGAGCGCATGAAAAAAGTGGCCGAGAATGGAAATTCAGCTCCTTATGTTGATCTTGACTTGCAGTTTAATTCTTCCATGAATTTAGCTTTCGGCCCTCAATTGGGTATTGATTACCTGATATCTAAAAATTCAGGGCTTATTTTATTAGCAAAAACATATAATCTTGATGATGGGCATAACTATTTTCAGGCAAAGGGAGCTGCTGTACAAATAGGCTATTTCTACCAGTTATAA
- the scpA gene encoding methylmalonyl-CoA mutase, protein MTRKNVQDLKLQYSKDKAGELNSQTFDTPEEITIQSKYSKADLETVDHLQFAAGIPPYLRGPYSTMYVSRPWTIRQYAGFSTAEESNAFYRRNLAAGQKGLSVAFDLPTHRGYDSDHERVVGDVGKAGVAIDSVEDMKILFDQIPLDKMSVSMTMNGAVLPIMAFYIVAAEEQGVSPEKLSGTIQNDILKEFMVRNTYIYPPAPSMQIISDIFQYTSEKMPKFNSISISGYHMQEAGATCDIELAYTLADGLEYIRKGLEAGMDIDSFAPRLSFFWAIGMNHFMEIAKMRAGRMLWAKLVKQFHPKNPKSLSLRTHSQTSGWSLTEQDPFNNVARTCIEAAAAAFGGTQSLHTNALDEAIALPTDFSARIARNTQLYLQQETNITKTVDPWAGSYYVEKLTADIAEKAWKLIEEVEELGGMTKAIEAGIPKMRIEEAAARKQARIDSGSDIIVGVNKYRLEKEDELVTLEVDNQTVRNQQIERLEKIRAERNETKVQQALTKLTLAAKEKNANLLSLAVEAARERATLGEISDALEKEFGRYKAKVQTFSGVYSKEMKDNTSFNQAREMANRFAEIEGRRPRIMIAKMGQDGHDRGAKVVATGYADLGFDVDIGPLFQTPAEAAQQAVENDVHILGVSSLAAGHKTLVPQVIEELKKREREDIMVIVGGVIPSQDYQYLFDAGAVAVFGPGTKISDAAIQLLEILIDEE, encoded by the coding sequence ATGACTAGAAAGAACGTTCAGGATCTGAAACTTCAGTATTCAAAAGATAAAGCCGGGGAACTAAATTCTCAGACTTTTGATACTCCCGAGGAAATTACGATCCAGTCAAAATATAGTAAAGCTGACCTGGAAACGGTCGATCACCTTCAGTTTGCTGCTGGGATCCCTCCCTATCTGCGTGGACCCTACAGCACGATGTACGTGAGTCGCCCCTGGACGATCAGGCAGTACGCGGGTTTTTCCACTGCAGAAGAAAGCAACGCTTTTTATCGCAGGAACCTTGCAGCAGGCCAGAAAGGACTGAGCGTGGCTTTTGACCTTCCTACACACCGCGGTTATGACAGCGACCATGAGCGAGTGGTGGGAGATGTGGGAAAAGCCGGAGTGGCTATCGATTCCGTAGAAGACATGAAAATTCTTTTTGATCAGATTCCGCTGGATAAAATGTCGGTTTCCATGACCATGAATGGTGCCGTTTTGCCAATTATGGCCTTTTATATCGTTGCTGCGGAAGAACAGGGTGTTTCCCCGGAAAAACTTTCAGGAACCATCCAGAACGATATTCTGAAGGAATTCATGGTGCGAAATACCTACATCTACCCTCCTGCCCCGTCGATGCAGATCATTTCAGATATTTTTCAATACACTTCTGAAAAGATGCCGAAATTCAACAGTATCAGTATCTCGGGCTACCATATGCAGGAAGCCGGTGCCACCTGTGATATTGAGCTGGCCTATACCCTGGCCGACGGACTCGAATACATTCGGAAAGGCCTGGAAGCAGGAATGGATATTGATAGTTTTGCCCCGCGCCTGTCTTTCTTTTGGGCAATTGGAATGAACCATTTTATGGAGATCGCGAAAATGCGAGCGGGAAGAATGCTCTGGGCCAAACTGGTTAAACAATTCCATCCTAAAAATCCAAAATCGTTATCCTTGCGAACCCATTCACAAACCAGTGGATGGAGCCTTACGGAGCAGGACCCATTTAATAATGTTGCCCGAACCTGTATTGAGGCGGCTGCGGCGGCTTTCGGCGGCACTCAAAGTCTGCACACGAACGCGCTAGATGAAGCAATCGCTTTACCCACCGATTTTTCAGCAAGAATAGCCAGAAATACCCAGTTATATCTTCAGCAGGAGACGAATATCACTAAAACGGTCGATCCCTGGGCCGGTAGTTATTATGTGGAAAAATTAACCGCAGATATCGCCGAAAAGGCCTGGAAACTTATTGAAGAAGTAGAAGAACTTGGAGGAATGACCAAAGCGATCGAAGCCGGTATTCCGAAGATGCGAATTGAAGAAGCTGCCGCCCGGAAACAGGCCCGAATTGACTCTGGCAGCGACATCATCGTTGGCGTGAACAAATATCGCCTGGAAAAAGAGGATGAACTCGTGACCCTGGAAGTAGATAACCAGACCGTTCGAAATCAGCAAATAGAAAGACTGGAGAAAATCAGGGCCGAAAGAAATGAAACAAAAGTACAACAGGCTTTGACCAAGCTCACGCTTGCCGCCAAAGAGAAAAATGCTAACTTACTGTCGCTGGCTGTCGAGGCGGCAAGAGAAAGAGCCACTCTTGGAGAGATCAGCGATGCGCTCGAAAAGGAATTTGGGCGCTATAAAGCAAAAGTTCAAACCTTCAGCGGAGTTTATTCCAAAGAAATGAAAGACAATACATCCTTTAACCAGGCGCGTGAAATGGCGAATCGTTTTGCTGAAATAGAAGGTCGCCGCCCGCGTATCATGATCGCTAAAATGGGACAGGACGGGCACGACCGTGGAGCCAAGGTGGTCGCCACCGGTTATGCCGATCTTGGTTTTGATGTAGATATTGGCCCTCTGTTCCAAACTCCGGCAGAAGCTGCGCAACAGGCAGTAGAAAACGATGTACATATCCTTGGCGTATCTTCACTGGCTGCCGGCCACAAGACACTGGTCCCTCAGGTAATCGAAGAATTGAAAAAGCGCGAACGCGAGGATATTATGGTGATCGTTGGTGGGGTCATCCCTTCACAGGATTATCAGTATCTTTTTGATGCTGGTGCAGTGGCCGTATTTGGACCAGGAACGAAAATCAGTGATGCTGCAATCCAGTTATTAGAAATCTTAATCGATGAAGAATAA
- the dapB gene encoding 4-hydroxy-tetrahydrodipicolinate reductase, translated as MRIALLGYGKMGKTIEEIAQSRGHEVVLRVNDDIESYNLGEFQPDVAIDFSIPKAAFKNITTCFKNNIPVVSGTTGWLDQYEKAKNICEENNSAFIYASNFSLGVNVFFELNKKLAAMMKGLEEYSVEIEEIHHTQKLDAPSGTAISLAQQIIEENPNKKGWQLNDADSDEIPIHAKRIENVPGTHTVSYESDIDSIEITHTAKSRQGFALGAVIAAEYLKGRSGVFTMRDVLASLF; from the coding sequence ATGAGAATAGCGCTTCTTGGATACGGAAAAATGGGAAAAACCATTGAAGAGATCGCCCAGAGCCGGGGTCACGAAGTAGTGCTTCGGGTTAATGATGATATTGAAAGTTATAACCTCGGCGAATTTCAGCCAGATGTGGCTATCGATTTTAGTATTCCGAAAGCTGCGTTTAAAAATATCACTACCTGTTTTAAAAATAACATTCCGGTGGTATCGGGTACCACGGGATGGCTAGACCAGTATGAAAAAGCTAAAAATATCTGCGAAGAAAATAATTCTGCATTTATCTACGCCTCCAACTTCAGTTTAGGAGTGAATGTCTTTTTTGAACTGAACAAGAAACTGGCAGCTATGATGAAAGGTCTCGAGGAATATTCCGTAGAAATTGAGGAAATCCATCATACTCAGAAACTGGACGCTCCGAGTGGTACGGCCATTAGCCTGGCGCAGCAGATCATTGAGGAAAACCCTAATAAAAAAGGCTGGCAACTGAATGACGCAGATAGCGATGAAATCCCGATTCATGCCAAACGAATCGAGAATGTTCCAGGCACCCATACGGTGAGCTACGAATCTGATATTGACAGTATTGAGATCACTCACACCGCAAAGTCACGCCAGGGGTTTGCTCTGGGAGCCGTCATCGCTGCTGAATATTTAAAAGGCCGCTCAGGGGTTTTCACGATGCGTGATGTCCTGGCGAGCCTTTTCTAG
- a CDS encoding SDR family oxidoreductase, with protein MSYTDKMLRDDALKGKNIVVTGGGSGLGKAMTKYFLELGAKVAITSRNLEKLKNTAEELATETGGTCFPVQCDVRNYQEVEAMRDAVVKEFGQVDILLNNAAGNFISPTERLSANAFDTIIDIVLKGSKNCTLAFGKHWIDEKQENKNILNIVTTYAWTGSAYVVPSATAKAGVLAMTRSLAVEWAKYGIRSNAIAPGPFPTKGAWDRLLPGDLKEKFDLAKKVPLKRVGEHQELANLAAYLVSDFSAYVNGEVITIDGGEWLKGAGQFNLLEQIPKEMWDMLEQMIRQKKS; from the coding sequence ATGAGCTATACAGATAAAATGTTGCGCGACGATGCGCTAAAAGGTAAAAATATAGTGGTAACCGGCGGCGGAAGCGGCCTGGGAAAAGCCATGACTAAATATTTCCTGGAACTGGGTGCGAAAGTGGCGATCACCTCAAGAAACCTGGAAAAACTTAAGAATACCGCAGAAGAACTGGCAACTGAAACCGGCGGCACCTGTTTCCCCGTTCAATGTGACGTCCGAAACTACCAGGAAGTGGAAGCCATGCGAGACGCGGTCGTAAAGGAATTTGGACAGGTAGATATTTTACTGAATAACGCCGCTGGAAATTTTATTTCTCCTACTGAAAGACTGAGCGCCAATGCATTCGATACGATCATCGACATTGTACTGAAAGGAAGTAAGAACTGTACACTGGCCTTCGGTAAACATTGGATCGATGAAAAACAGGAAAACAAGAATATTCTAAATATCGTCACAACCTATGCCTGGACCGGTTCCGCATATGTAGTTCCAAGTGCTACTGCCAAGGCCGGGGTACTGGCGATGACCAGGTCATTGGCGGTAGAATGGGCAAAATATGGTATTCGCTCCAATGCTATCGCTCCTGGCCCCTTCCCTACCAAAGGCGCTTGGGACAGATTACTGCCCGGAGACCTGAAAGAAAAATTCGATCTTGCCAAAAAAGTGCCGCTAAAAAGAGTTGGGGAGCATCAGGAACTGGCCAATCTTGCCGCTTACCTTGTTTCCGACTTTTCAGCATACGTCAATGGGGAAGTGATTACTATTGATGGTGGGGAATGGCTCAAAGGTGCCGGACAGTTTAATTTATTGGAGCAAATCCCGAAAGAAATGTGGGATATGCTGGAACAGATGATCAGACAAAAAAAATCTTAA